In the Candidatus Binataceae bacterium genome, GCAGCCACCGCGCTGCGCAAGGACAACATCGTTCGGGTCGACGCTGGCGATGTCATACCAGGCGATGGCGAAGTGATCGAGGGTGTCGCGGCCGTCAATGAAGCTGCAATCACGGGTGAATCCGCCCCAGTGATCAGGGAAAGCGGAGGAGACCGCAGTGGCGTAACTGGCGGTACCACGGTCATTTCGGATTCCATCAAAATTCGAATTACTGCCAACCCCGGTGAAACGTTTCTCGATCGCATGATCGCTCTCGTTGAAGGTGCAGAGCGGCAAAAGACCCCCAATGAAATCGCGCTCAGCATTCTGCTGGCCGGCTTGACCCTGGTCTTCATGCTGGTTTGCGTCAGTCTTCATCCGTTTGCGCTTTACGGCGGAACGACTCTGTCCCTGCCTGTGCTCGTGGCCTTGCTCGTATGTCTGATCCCAACGACGATTGGTGGCCTGCTGTCGGCCATTGGGATCGCCGGCATGGATCGCCTCGTACAGCACAACGTCCTTGCGATGTCTGGACGTGCGGTCGAAGCGGCGGGCGACGTAGATACCTTGCTCCTGGACAAAACTGGCACCATCACGCTCGGCAATCGAATGGCGACCGAGTTCATTCCGATGCTGGATGTCGCCGTGGAGCGACTCGCCGACACAGCGCAGCTCGCCTCGTTAGCCGATGAAACTCCGGAGGGCCGATCCATCACTGCTCTGGCCAAACGAGATTTCAACATTAGAGGTCGAGAGTTCGCTCAGAAGGAGGCGGAGTTCATTCCATTTTCTGCGACGACGCGCATGAGCGGAATCGACCTTAACGGCCGCCGAATTCGGAAAGGAGCGACCGAACAAGTAGTCAAGTTTGTACGGGATAACGGCGGCACCATGCCAGCGGAGCTGGCAGGAATTGTAGAGCGTATCGCCAGCAGCGGCGGTACGCCCCTGGTGGTTGCGGAAAACGCTGCTGTCCTAGGCGTCATCCATCTCAAAGACGTCATAAAAGAGGGTATCCGCGAGAGATTCGCGCGGCTACGCGCGATGGGCCTGAAGACTGTTATGATAACCGGCGACAATCCTCTCACCGCTGCGGCTATTGCTCATGAGGCGGGAGTTGACGAGTTCCAGGCGGAGGCCACACCGGAGACCAAGCTCAAGCTCATTCGTAATGAGCAGGCTCAAGGCAAGCTGGTCGCAATGATTGGCGATGGAACGAACGACGCGCCCGCTCTTGCACAGGCCGATGTAGGCATTGCCATGAACGCGGGCACTCAGGCCGCTCGCGAAGCTGGCAACATGGTCGACCTGGACTCGAACCCGACAAAGATCATGGAAGTGGTCGAAATAGGTAAGCAGTTGCTAATCACTCGCGGTGCGTTGACGACATTCTCTATTGCCAACGACGTAGCGAAATACTTCGCGATCATACCGGCGATGTTTCTGCTCGCATATCCAGAGTTGCAGGCGCTGAACATCATGCACCTTGCCAACCCGCAGAGCGCTATTCTGTCGGCGGTTATTTTCAATGCGCTGATCATTATTGCGCTTATCCCACTCGCCTTGCGGGGAGTCCAATATCGCCCGCTAGGTGCTGCTGCGATTCTGACCAGAAACATCTTCATCTACGGCGTCGGCGGAATAATCGTGCCGTTCATCGGCATAAAATTGATCGACCTGGTGCTCGTCTCACTGCACCTTGCCTAGGAGACAATCACAATGCGCGAATTATGGATTTCAGTTAGGATGACGATCGTACTGACGCTACTGCTCGGTATTATCTATCCGATTGCCATGACGATTGCCGGCCACGTCCTATTCTCCCATCAGGCCGAGGGCAGTCTCATCATCAAAAATGGTTCAGCCATAGGTTCGGAGCTGATCGGCCAGAACTTTAGCTCGAATGCATACTTCCACGGTCGTCCT is a window encoding:
- the kdpB gene encoding potassium-transporting ATPase subunit KdpB; amino-acid sequence: MSDRKVISLWDRDIVRTALGESIKKLDPRVQVRNPVMFVVEVTALAVTIILGRDFFGSRSGLAGFEFQIAIWLWFTVLFANFAEAMAEGRGKAQADNLRRTRTETKAKLVNARGEIQVVAATALRKDNIVRVDAGDVIPGDGEVIEGVAAVNEAAITGESAPVIRESGGDRSGVTGGTTVISDSIKIRITANPGETFLDRMIALVEGAERQKTPNEIALSILLAGLTLVFMLVCVSLHPFALYGGTTLSLPVLVALLVCLIPTTIGGLLSAIGIAGMDRLVQHNVLAMSGRAVEAAGDVDTLLLDKTGTITLGNRMATEFIPMLDVAVERLADTAQLASLADETPEGRSITALAKRDFNIRGREFAQKEAEFIPFSATTRMSGIDLNGRRIRKGATEQVVKFVRDNGGTMPAELAGIVERIASSGGTPLVVAENAAVLGVIHLKDVIKEGIRERFARLRAMGLKTVMITGDNPLTAAAIAHEAGVDEFQAEATPETKLKLIRNEQAQGKLVAMIGDGTNDAPALAQADVGIAMNAGTQAAREAGNMVDLDSNPTKIMEVVEIGKQLLITRGALTTFSIANDVAKYFAIIPAMFLLAYPELQALNIMHLANPQSAILSAVIFNALIIIALIPLALRGVQYRPLGAAAILTRNIFIYGVGGIIVPFIGIKLIDLVLVSLHLA